In a genomic window of Occallatibacter riparius:
- a CDS encoding O-acetylhomoserine aminocarboxypropyltransferase/cysteine synthase family protein: MAHKCAEQSLGTSTLKPETVAIHGGYQIDPTTRSAAVPIYQTVSYAFDSTEHASALFNLEADGYRYTRISNPTTDVLERRVAALEGGVGALCVASGQAAVSYAVQNVTSLGCNVVCVPQLYGTTHTLFAHLLPSQGVSVRFAESDRAADIEALIDEDTRAVYCESVGNPAGNICDIEALASAAHRHGVPLIVDNTVASPVLFRPIDFGADIVVHSLTKFMGGHGTTMGGAIVDSGNFPWSDHADRFPMFSQPDASYHGLVYTEHYGKAAFLGRCRSVYQRTTGAVLSPLSSFLLLQGIETVALRVERHVANAKAVAEFLRSHPMVKWVNYAGFADSPYHDMAQKYLRGRACSLMAFGIEGGFPAAVKFYDALGLILRLVNLGDAKSLACHPASTTHRQMTEQEQRAAGVFPEMIRLSIGIEHIDDILADLGQALAMASGAR, from the coding sequence ATGGCCCATAAATGTGCTGAACAGAGCCTGGGGACTTCGACCTTGAAACCTGAAACGGTTGCAATTCACGGCGGCTATCAGATCGACCCGACAACGCGATCCGCGGCGGTCCCCATCTATCAGACCGTTTCGTATGCGTTTGATAGTACCGAGCACGCGTCGGCACTCTTCAATCTGGAGGCCGACGGTTATCGCTATACACGGATTTCGAACCCAACGACGGATGTACTCGAGCGGCGCGTTGCTGCGCTTGAGGGCGGCGTTGGGGCCCTGTGCGTGGCCAGCGGACAGGCTGCAGTTTCGTATGCGGTCCAGAATGTCACGAGCCTTGGATGCAATGTTGTCTGCGTGCCGCAGCTCTATGGGACAACGCATACGTTGTTTGCTCATTTGCTGCCGAGCCAGGGAGTGTCGGTTCGTTTCGCGGAGTCGGATCGCGCGGCTGATATTGAGGCGCTGATCGATGAAGACACGCGCGCCGTCTATTGCGAAAGCGTTGGCAATCCCGCAGGGAACATCTGCGATATTGAGGCGCTGGCGAGCGCAGCTCACAGGCATGGAGTGCCGCTGATCGTAGATAACACCGTGGCCAGCCCAGTGTTGTTTCGGCCAATCGACTTTGGCGCGGACATTGTTGTTCATTCGCTTACCAAGTTCATGGGCGGTCATGGAACGACGATGGGCGGGGCAATCGTGGATAGTGGCAACTTTCCCTGGAGCGACCACGCCGACAGATTTCCGATGTTCAGTCAGCCTGATGCGTCTTACCACGGGCTTGTTTACACCGAGCATTATGGCAAGGCTGCGTTCCTGGGCCGCTGCCGCAGCGTGTATCAGCGCACGACGGGCGCAGTGCTTTCGCCTCTAAGCTCGTTCCTGTTGCTGCAGGGGATTGAGACTGTGGCATTGCGCGTGGAGAGGCATGTTGCAAACGCGAAGGCCGTCGCCGAATTCCTTCGCAGCCATCCGATGGTTAAGTGGGTAAATTATGCCGGGTTTGCCGACAGCCCCTATCACGATATGGCGCAAAAGTATCTGCGCGGTCGTGCATGCTCACTGATGGCTTTTGGCATCGAGGGCGGATTTCCCGCGGCGGTCAAGTTCTACGATGCTCTCGGCCTGATTTTGCGCCTGGTCAACCTGGGAGATGCGAAGTCACTTGCCTGCCATCCAGCTTCTACGACACACCGTCAGATGACGGAGCAGGAACAACGCGCCGCCGGTGTCTTCCCGGAGATGATCCGGCTCAGTATCGGCATTGAGCACATTGATGACATTCTCGCGGATTTGGGCCAGGCGCTTGCAATGGCGAGTGGCGCCAGATAA
- a CDS encoding aminotransferase family protein → MLPSELVTADRKYQIHSLHHPVDEQDALIFTSGHGIRIRDTDNREYIDGLSGLWNVNIGHGRVDMADAVAEQMKTLAYFSGYAGSSTIPSIQLAERLIALAPGMAAIFFTSGGAESNESAFKTARYHWRALGKPGKTKIISRIHGYHGVTLQAMSATGISAYWKMFEPRVPGFLHIPTCYPYRFQAANPSETPGQAAAAELEKAILREGPETVAAFIGEPIHGAGGVIYPTEDYWQQIRAICDRYEVLLIADEIITGFGRTGRWFGLEHWNVTPDILSFAKGVSSGYLPLGGIMITQAIRDVLDSVEPANRWMHGFTNSGHPACCAAALRNIQIIEEENLVDNSRKMGDLLFHALQQTFSDHPNVGDIRGGKGLLAALEFVEDRGTKKNFVIEKDFGNRLRREMRSRGVITRTRSAAGEHPAPGDQVLFAPPLVIQESDIHELVAVTKDAIETVLAS, encoded by the coding sequence ATGCTCCCTAGCGAACTTGTGACTGCTGATAGAAAGTACCAAATTCACTCGCTGCACCACCCTGTCGATGAGCAGGACGCACTGATCTTCACCAGCGGGCACGGAATTCGAATCCGCGATACAGACAACCGTGAATACATCGACGGCTTGTCAGGTCTGTGGAACGTCAACATTGGCCATGGCCGCGTCGATATGGCTGACGCCGTTGCGGAACAAATGAAGACCCTGGCCTACTTCTCTGGATATGCCGGCTCTTCTACGATTCCTTCCATTCAATTGGCAGAACGCCTCATCGCCTTGGCGCCCGGCATGGCCGCAATCTTCTTCACTTCGGGTGGCGCCGAGTCCAACGAATCCGCCTTCAAGACTGCGCGGTATCACTGGAGAGCGCTCGGAAAGCCCGGGAAGACCAAGATTATCTCCAGAATCCATGGCTATCACGGCGTCACACTCCAGGCAATGAGCGCCACTGGAATCTCCGCTTATTGGAAAATGTTCGAACCCCGTGTACCGGGATTTCTTCACATTCCCACCTGCTACCCATATCGCTTTCAGGCGGCGAATCCTTCCGAGACGCCCGGCCAGGCGGCAGCTGCCGAGTTGGAGAAGGCGATCCTGCGCGAAGGTCCGGAGACCGTCGCAGCCTTTATCGGCGAACCGATCCACGGCGCCGGTGGGGTCATTTATCCAACTGAAGACTACTGGCAGCAGATCCGCGCCATTTGCGACCGTTACGAGGTCCTTCTAATCGCGGACGAAATCATTACTGGCTTCGGTCGTACCGGTCGCTGGTTCGGCCTCGAGCACTGGAACGTTACGCCTGACATTCTCTCCTTTGCGAAGGGCGTCAGTTCGGGTTACCTGCCACTGGGCGGAATTATGATCACTCAGGCAATTCGCGATGTGTTGGATTCCGTGGAGCCGGCGAACCGCTGGATGCACGGGTTCACCAACTCCGGCCACCCTGCTTGCTGTGCAGCGGCTCTTCGAAATATCCAAATCATTGAAGAGGAGAACCTGGTCGACAATTCCAGAAAGATGGGAGACCTGCTCTTCCACGCTTTGCAGCAGACATTCTCAGATCATCCGAACGTGGGAGACATCCGCGGCGGCAAGGGCCTGCTAGCTGCTCTCGAGTTCGTAGAGGATCGCGGCACCAAAAAGAACTTCGTGATCGAAAAGGACTTTGGGAATCGCCTGCGCAGGGAAATGCGCTCTCGAGGAGTCATCACCCGCACGCGATCCGCAGCGGGTGAGCATCCGGCTCCCGGAGATCAGGTGCTGTTTGCTCCGCCGCTCGTCATCCAGGAAAGCGACATACACGAGCTGGTAGCAGTCACGAAGGACGCGATCGAAACAGTGCTCGCGAGTTGA
- a CDS encoding pyridoxal phosphate-dependent decarboxylase family protein, with translation MYPSVSAEEIRSYLTSRYDFKRPMQLEEVAADAERMLRQWQVQVTHPRYFGLYNPSVTLSSVVADTLVATYNPQLASWRTSPAANEIERHTLAWFAGLFGLPADSAATFTSGGAEANLSAVVSALASAFPRYSDEGLHRLPERPAIYLSSEAHHSFDKIACMTGLGRSALRVVPVDSDLKMDPQQLVAKIANDRERGFVPLMVVGTAGTTAAGVIDPLPVLADICREKRMWFHVDAAWGGAAIVSPSLRRHLAGIESADSITCDAHKWLSVAMACGMFFCRHPEVVRKAFSTDAGYMPSSANPTTSDPYMTSVQWSRRFIGLKLFLSLAERGENGQATMIEHQARMGDLLRQSLTAAGWRVVNRTPLPVICFTRDGLDVPAFLQELKRQQIAWMSETSIAGTPVVRACITSFKTTADDIFDVVREITDLADEIDAQLETAPYEMN, from the coding sequence ATGTACCCCAGTGTTTCGGCGGAGGAGATCCGGAGTTATCTCACGTCGAGATACGATTTCAAACGGCCGATGCAGCTTGAAGAGGTGGCGGCGGATGCGGAACGCATGCTTCGCCAGTGGCAGGTGCAGGTTACGCATCCCAGATATTTCGGGCTGTATAACCCAAGCGTGACGCTCTCATCCGTTGTTGCTGACACGCTGGTTGCGACTTATAACCCGCAGCTTGCTAGCTGGCGCACATCGCCGGCAGCAAATGAGATTGAGCGCCATACGCTTGCCTGGTTTGCAGGATTGTTCGGGCTTCCTGCCGATTCGGCTGCGACGTTTACGAGCGGTGGAGCAGAAGCAAATCTGTCGGCGGTCGTTAGCGCGCTTGCATCCGCTTTCCCACGCTATAGCGATGAAGGGCTGCATCGTTTACCTGAACGGCCGGCGATCTACCTTTCCTCTGAGGCCCACCATTCGTTCGACAAGATAGCGTGCATGACGGGCCTTGGCAGAAGCGCGCTGCGAGTGGTTCCGGTTGATTCCGACTTGAAGATGGACCCGCAGCAGCTAGTCGCGAAGATCGCTAATGACCGCGAGAGAGGATTCGTTCCGCTCATGGTGGTTGGTACAGCGGGAACAACCGCAGCGGGAGTGATCGATCCGCTGCCTGTGCTTGCAGACATCTGCCGGGAAAAAAGAATGTGGTTCCATGTGGACGCGGCGTGGGGCGGGGCTGCCATTGTCTCACCGTCGCTGCGACGCCATCTGGCAGGAATTGAGAGCGCCGATTCGATCACTTGCGATGCTCATAAGTGGCTCTCAGTCGCGATGGCGTGCGGCATGTTCTTCTGCCGGCATCCTGAGGTGGTTCGGAAAGCGTTCAGCACGGACGCTGGCTATATGCCGAGCAGCGCTAACCCGACCACATCTGACCCTTATATGACATCGGTGCAGTGGTCGCGCAGATTCATCGGCCTGAAGCTGTTTCTCAGCTTGGCGGAGCGCGGTGAAAATGGGCAGGCGACGATGATCGAACACCAGGCCCGAATGGGCGATCTGCTGCGGCAATCGCTTACAGCGGCGGGGTGGAGGGTGGTTAATAGAACGCCTCTTCCGGTGATTTGCTTTACACGCGACGGCCTGGATGTGCCGGCCTTCCTCCAGGAACTCAAGCGACAGCAGATCGCGTGGATGTCAGAGACCTCTATTGCCGGAACGCCGGTCGTGAGAGCTTGCATCACGAGTTTCAAGACAACGGCGGACGACATATTCGATGTGGTCCGCGAGATTACAGACCTCGCCGACGAGATTGACGCGCAGCTCGAAACTGCTCCGTACGAGATGAACTAA
- a CDS encoding CRTAC1 family protein codes for MVAGVALIDYDGDGWPDIYLVNGAAIPSLQKESPAYWNRLYRNNHDGTFTDVTERAGVAGAGYGMGVAVGDCDNDGKPDIFLANVTGNQLFHNNGDGTFTDVTAKAGVSGGEMSGKKMWSVGAGWFDYNNDGLLDLFVVNYCGWEVNKDPVCLLKDGVRAYCHPKNYSSLHNTLYRNNGDGTFTDVSQETGIAAHMGKGMSVSFADYDGDGFLDAFVANDTTPAFLFHNLHGKKFEEVGAAAGVAYSPEGFTLSGMGSDFRDVNNDGLPDVWYTAVEHQMFPLLVNAGGGVFDDATHKSGLQSTNEMSGWGNGIFDFDNDEWKDLFVARANVLDNVSVLTPSRKYPEPNSVFRNLGNGKFADVASTAGPDLQLTAPHRGVAFGDLFNDGHIDAVVTVLNGPVKLLRNISETGNHWILLKLVGAKSNRMGIGAQIHITSDDGRQQWDEVTTAVGYASSSDSRVHFGLGANKRIKDLEVRWPSGIHQVLHDVAADQILTIEEPQH; via the coding sequence ATGGTTGCCGGAGTAGCGCTGATCGACTATGACGGAGATGGCTGGCCCGATATCTACCTGGTGAACGGCGCGGCCATACCCTCGCTGCAAAAGGAATCGCCCGCCTACTGGAACCGTCTGTATCGAAACAATCACGACGGCACGTTTACCGACGTTACCGAACGCGCCGGGGTCGCGGGCGCGGGCTACGGAATGGGCGTTGCCGTGGGCGACTGTGACAACGATGGGAAGCCGGACATCTTTCTCGCGAACGTCACCGGCAATCAGCTATTTCACAACAACGGAGATGGCACCTTCACGGACGTGACCGCCAAGGCTGGAGTGAGCGGCGGAGAGATGAGCGGCAAGAAGATGTGGTCCGTCGGGGCTGGATGGTTCGACTACAACAATGACGGCTTGCTCGACCTGTTTGTGGTGAATTATTGCGGCTGGGAGGTCAACAAAGATCCCGTATGCCTTCTGAAGGACGGAGTACGAGCCTACTGCCACCCCAAGAACTACAGTTCTCTTCACAACACCCTCTACCGCAACAATGGTGACGGGACCTTCACGGACGTTTCGCAGGAGACCGGAATCGCGGCGCACATGGGCAAGGGCATGAGTGTCTCCTTTGCAGACTACGACGGCGATGGATTTCTTGACGCTTTCGTCGCAAACGATACGACTCCTGCATTTCTCTTCCATAACCTTCATGGTAAGAAATTTGAAGAGGTTGGTGCGGCGGCGGGCGTGGCATACTCCCCCGAGGGTTTTACGCTCTCCGGGATGGGGTCGGATTTCCGGGATGTAAACAACGACGGGCTGCCCGATGTTTGGTACACGGCAGTCGAGCACCAGATGTTCCCCCTCCTGGTGAACGCCGGCGGCGGAGTCTTCGATGATGCAACTCACAAGAGCGGACTGCAATCCACCAACGAGATGTCGGGCTGGGGCAATGGCATCTTCGACTTCGATAATGATGAATGGAAGGACCTCTTTGTAGCCAGAGCCAATGTGCTCGATAACGTCAGCGTGCTCACGCCGAGTCGAAAATATCCCGAACCCAACTCGGTCTTCCGTAACCTGGGCAACGGCAAGTTCGCTGATGTCGCAAGCACGGCTGGACCCGATCTCCAACTCACGGCACCCCATCGTGGGGTTGCATTTGGCGATCTATTCAATGATGGACACATCGATGCGGTGGTGACAGTGCTCAATGGACCAGTCAAGCTTCTTCGCAACATTTCCGAGACTGGCAATCACTGGATCCTTCTCAAACTCGTCGGCGCCAAAAGCAATCGCATGGGAATCGGAGCGCAGATTCACATTACGAGTGATGATGGACGGCAGCAGTGGGACGAGGTGACGACTGCGGTGGGCTACGCGTCCTCGAGCGACAGCCGTGTGCACTTTGGACTTGGGGCAAACAAGCGAATCAAGGATTTGGAAGTCCGTTGGCCCAGCGGAATCCATCAGGTCTTGCACGACGTTGCCGCTGATCAAATTCTCACGATCGAGGAACCGCAGCATTAG
- the metA gene encoding homoserine O-succinyltransferase MetA, whose amino-acid sequence MSAARHEWANRLPERNERSGAITIGLLNNMSDGALEATERQFVNLLTAAGTDLRIEVSFYHFPEVPRSDAAKHYMEGRYHTIESLWETKLDGLIVTGREPLFPSLRDEPYWNSFGRVHEWARTNTLSTVWSCLAAHAAVLHMDGIQRQRSEQKRCGVFDCVRVSQHPMLRHLPRTLRLPHSRWNGLPEADLIRNGYQVLTRAEDADVDCFIKQDSSLFVYFQGHPEYDSDTLLREYRRDINRFLNGEAASYPSMPRGYFDAGTERVLLELQAKGDIASHREALGFIESVAPFIAKEKSWGSSALMLYTNWLTEIHAKKSALAQTMNAASDRGSFVPEPLRGLQAEAFEAGL is encoded by the coding sequence ATGTCGGCCGCCCGTCACGAATGGGCGAACAGACTGCCGGAGCGCAATGAGCGCTCTGGCGCGATTACCATCGGACTGCTGAATAACATGTCGGATGGCGCGCTGGAGGCGACGGAGAGGCAGTTCGTGAATCTCCTCACTGCAGCTGGTACAGATTTGCGCATCGAGGTCTCGTTTTACCACTTTCCGGAGGTGCCCCGAAGCGATGCAGCGAAGCATTACATGGAGGGGCGCTACCATACGATCGAGTCTCTATGGGAAACGAAGCTGGATGGCCTGATCGTGACGGGGAGGGAACCACTCTTTCCGAGTCTGCGCGATGAGCCCTATTGGAACAGCTTTGGCAGGGTGCATGAATGGGCTCGGACGAACACGCTCTCGACAGTATGGTCATGTCTTGCTGCCCACGCGGCTGTCCTGCACATGGATGGGATTCAACGGCAAAGAAGCGAGCAGAAGCGCTGCGGCGTGTTTGATTGTGTTCGGGTGTCGCAGCATCCCATGCTGAGGCACCTTCCCAGGACGCTTCGGCTGCCGCACTCTCGCTGGAACGGCTTACCTGAAGCCGATTTGATTCGGAATGGCTATCAGGTTCTCACGCGGGCTGAGGACGCTGATGTCGATTGTTTCATCAAGCAGGATTCCAGCCTGTTCGTATACTTCCAAGGACATCCAGAGTACGATTCCGACACGCTGCTGCGGGAATACCGGCGGGACATCAACAGGTTTCTGAACGGGGAAGCAGCGTCCTATCCGTCGATGCCGAGAGGCTATTTTGATGCGGGAACTGAACGCGTCCTACTGGAGCTCCAGGCCAAGGGCGATATAGCGTCGCATCGAGAAGCTCTTGGATTCATCGAATCAGTGGCGCCTTTCATCGCAAAAGAGAAGAGCTGGGGCAGTTCCGCTCTAATGTTATACACGAATTGGCTCACGGAGATTCACGCGAAGAAGAGCGCGCTGGCACAGACCATGAATGCGGCATCAGATCGCGGGAGTTTCGTGCCTGAGCCATTGCGGGGCCTGCAAGCAGAAGCGTTCGAGGCAGGGTTATAG
- a CDS encoding N,N-dimethylformamidase beta subunit family domain-containing protein, which translates to MSTQIAAGQNAIQQENSLPGTAGWNDFTAPDAPDALSGFASATSVNRGGSIDFYVTTTAANFSVDIYRTGYYQGIGARLIQSMGSFQGRHQAIPSPDPVTGMVACTNWVKSTTLQVPATWVSGVYLAKLTDSVGRSSFIFFVVRNDTGHEDILFQTSVTTYEAYNDWGGTSLYVNETNKSIYPYAHATKVSFDRPFNPQGSNGAGQYFSYEQYFVYWIEKQGYNVSYTTDVDTDTAVNPLTNHKAFLSVGHDEYWTRAMRTNVESAIAGGVNVGFFSANTMYWQIRFEPNVNGVPRRVQVGYKEFAYSPNSPGPDPEWQVDNTILTTNWRDPLVNQPENALIGVMFESAADGSYVVQNASNWVYANTGLADGSKVPGIVGYEYDKVWNNGFSPAGLTILSQSPVVDGSGLHSNSNSTIYTAPSGARVFASGTIEWSLGLANINTTTFANAGIQKATANILNNFLTGTPFATFSPSSVNFYGGVVGATSQAQTVTITSTGSTTLSLSGISIGGTNASDFSQTNNCPATMTTGTSCTVQIRFRPGATGNRTGTLLIADNTTGSPHSVPLSGLGQTTSGPVVSLSPTAINFGFQNVGTTSAAQAITLTNIGSAPLNISSIVASGSAAGDFITNGTCPQGTGSLPVGSSCSLNVQFSPTQAGSRTASIVITDNAPDSPETISVAGSSITPIVFFKDGFESGDLSQWTLASGDSSGQRKVETTLVNNGQYAAAFTNASGQYSYIYTALPGGPQSQTFTRFYFQATNVGTSTMLALARNANGGNTWEVDYDANRHGLDIYFWNSSGGVYSLFSPVNGIVANTWYSVELQDTQTTSGQAEVWINGASVGSVAANLSNSNPMARLLLMNGAVGTFYFDDVVISNVYNGPAQPAPVISVNPASLNFGTWGVNGAGEGNTDDPAQDSQTLTILNKGNAPLNFGSFTVSGANASDFSVGQCSGALAPNATCLLTVTFNPSALGSRSANLVITDNDPTSPQTVQLSGTGINPGPAAAVAPASLNFGSQMLSTTNSQTITLTSDGTSPLSISSILVSGAGQSDFTEQDNCPTGSTSLAVNSSCTITVTFNPSANGSRDGSITIVDNAADSPQTIPLSGTGYTATLYFNDGFETGDFSQWNLPNGDSNGQLSVQTTVKHSGSSAAAINIANGQYAYLYTALTGGPQTQTFTRFYFQTTNIGTSTILAEGRNANGGNTWEVDYNGYTHGLDFYFWTSSGSVYSISSASQVITANTWYSIEIQDNQTTNGQAEVWLNGSLIGAVNADLSNPNPMARLLLFDQVVGTFYFDDVSVANVYQ; encoded by the coding sequence ATGTCAACTCAAATCGCCGCTGGCCAAAATGCCATTCAGCAGGAGAACAGCTTGCCAGGCACGGCCGGCTGGAATGATTTCACTGCGCCGGACGCTCCGGATGCGCTGTCAGGATTCGCATCGGCAACCAGCGTGAATCGGGGTGGTTCAATCGACTTCTACGTCACCACCACGGCGGCCAATTTCAGCGTTGACATTTACAGGACCGGCTATTACCAAGGCATCGGCGCACGGCTCATCCAGTCAATGGGAAGCTTCCAAGGCCGCCACCAAGCAATTCCTTCTCCTGACCCGGTCACGGGTATGGTGGCCTGCACTAATTGGGTGAAATCCACGACGCTGCAAGTGCCTGCGACGTGGGTGTCTGGAGTTTATCTTGCGAAGCTGACCGACTCAGTTGGGCGCTCAAGTTTCATCTTCTTCGTTGTGCGCAACGATACTGGGCATGAGGACATTCTTTTCCAGACCAGCGTGACAACGTACGAGGCCTACAACGATTGGGGCGGCACCAGTCTGTACGTGAACGAAACAAATAAGAGTATTTATCCCTATGCTCATGCGACCAAGGTCAGCTTTGATCGCCCGTTCAATCCACAGGGTAGCAATGGCGCCGGGCAGTACTTCTCCTACGAACAATACTTTGTCTACTGGATCGAGAAGCAGGGATACAACGTGTCGTACACCACGGACGTGGACACCGACACCGCGGTCAACCCTCTGACCAATCACAAAGCTTTCCTTTCTGTCGGCCATGACGAATACTGGACCCGCGCGATGCGCACCAACGTGGAGAGCGCGATTGCGGGGGGTGTCAACGTCGGATTCTTTTCGGCCAATACGATGTATTGGCAAATTCGCTTTGAGCCTAACGTGAACGGCGTTCCCCGCCGCGTGCAGGTTGGTTACAAGGAATTTGCGTATTCTCCTAACTCCCCGGGACCGGACCCTGAGTGGCAGGTGGATAATACGATCCTCACAACTAATTGGCGCGATCCGCTGGTTAATCAGCCCGAAAACGCACTGATCGGCGTGATGTTCGAGAGTGCGGCGGACGGAAGTTATGTTGTGCAGAACGCTTCCAACTGGGTTTACGCCAACACTGGATTGGCCGATGGATCGAAGGTACCAGGCATTGTCGGATATGAATACGACAAGGTCTGGAACAACGGCTTCAGCCCAGCGGGCCTGACGATTCTTTCCCAATCGCCCGTGGTCGATGGATCCGGACTGCATTCCAATTCCAATTCGACAATCTATACCGCTCCAAGTGGTGCACGCGTGTTTGCTTCGGGCACGATTGAATGGAGCCTGGGCCTCGCAAACATCAATACGACAACATTCGCGAACGCAGGTATTCAGAAGGCGACCGCGAATATCCTGAACAATTTCCTCACGGGCACTCCGTTCGCGACGTTTAGTCCGAGCAGTGTCAACTTCTATGGGGGCGTGGTTGGAGCGACGAGCCAGGCTCAGACCGTCACGATAACCAGCACAGGATCGACAACACTGAGCCTTAGTGGCATTTCGATTGGAGGCACGAACGCGAGCGATTTCTCCCAGACGAACAATTGTCCAGCGACGATGACTACCGGCACGTCCTGTACGGTGCAGATAAGGTTCAGACCGGGCGCCACAGGAAACCGGACGGGGACTCTGCTTATCGCCGACAATACAACTGGAAGTCCGCACAGCGTTCCGCTGTCCGGCCTAGGACAGACGACCTCGGGGCCAGTGGTCTCGCTGAGCCCCACGGCAATCAATTTCGGATTCCAGAATGTGGGTACGACGAGCGCAGCACAAGCGATTACGCTCACCAACATTGGCTCCGCACCATTGAACATCAGCAGTATCGTTGCGTCGGGCTCTGCTGCCGGCGATTTCATCACCAACGGCACCTGCCCTCAGGGGACAGGTAGCCTGCCCGTGGGCTCTTCGTGCAGCCTCAATGTGCAGTTTTCACCGACGCAGGCCGGTTCTCGAACGGCAAGCATCGTGATCACTGACAATGCTCCAGATAGCCCGGAAACCATATCAGTTGCGGGATCCTCGATCACCCCGATCGTTTTCTTCAAAGATGGCTTCGAATCGGGCGATTTGAGCCAGTGGACCCTGGCGAGTGGTGACAGCTCAGGTCAGCGAAAGGTGGAGACGACTCTCGTCAACAACGGCCAGTACGCTGCGGCTTTCACAAATGCCAGCGGCCAGTACTCCTACATCTACACCGCTCTGCCGGGTGGTCCGCAGAGCCAAACGTTCACACGCTTCTACTTCCAGGCGACCAATGTTGGCACGAGCACGATGTTGGCTCTCGCTCGGAATGCCAACGGCGGCAATACGTGGGAAGTGGACTACGACGCGAATCGCCATGGCTTGGACATCTATTTCTGGAACAGCTCAGGTGGGGTCTACAGCCTTTTCTCCCCAGTGAACGGCATCGTTGCCAATACTTGGTATTCCGTGGAGCTACAAGACACCCAAACTACTTCGGGCCAGGCCGAAGTCTGGATTAATGGGGCGTCAGTCGGGTCAGTCGCTGCCAACCTCTCCAACTCCAATCCAATGGCCCGGCTATTGTTGATGAACGGAGCCGTGGGCACGTTCTATTTCGATGATGTAGTGATATCGAACGTGTATAACGGCCCGGCACAGCCAGCGCCCGTGATCAGCGTGAACCCGGCTAGCCTCAATTTCGGAACGTGGGGAGTGAACGGGGCAGGCGAGGGAAACACCGACGATCCAGCTCAGGACTCGCAGACGCTCACAATTCTGAATAAGGGGAATGCTCCGCTCAATTTCGGAAGCTTTACGGTCAGCGGTGCGAACGCTTCCGACTTTTCTGTGGGGCAGTGCAGCGGAGCTCTCGCGCCGAATGCGACGTGCCTGCTCACCGTAACCTTCAACCCGAGCGCGCTTGGAAGCCGAAGCGCTAACCTGGTCATTACCGATAACGATCCGACCAGCCCACAGACTGTCCAGTTAAGTGGTACAGGCATCAATCCTGGTCCTGCAGCTGCGGTGGCGCCTGCGAGCCTGAATTTCGGATCGCAGATGCTCTCCACCACCAACTCTCAGACCATCACCCTGACAAGCGATGGGACCTCGCCGCTCAGCATCAGCAGCATCTTAGTCAGCGGCGCAGGCCAGAGCGACTTCACTGAACAAGACAATTGTCCGACTGGGTCGACGAGTCTGGCGGTGAATTCATCTTGCACGATCACCGTCACCTTCAATCCGAGCGCGAATGGCTCACGAGACGGGAGCATCACGATCGTGGACAACGCGGCCGACAGCCCACAGACGATTCCACTGAGCGGCACCGGTTACACGGCCACCCTTTACTTCAATGATGGCTTCGAGACTGGGGATTTCAGCCAGTGGAACCTGCCAAACGGTGACAGCAATGGCCAGCTGAGCGTACAAACCACGGTCAAACACAGTGGCAGTTCTGCTGCAGCGATCAACATTGCGAATGGACAGTATGCGTATCTCTACACGGCCCTGACGGGCGGTCCGCAGACTCAAACGTTCACCCGGTTCTACTTCCAGACAACCAATATTGGCACGAGCACCATTCTGGCCGAGGGCCGCAATGCCAATGGCGGCAACACCTGGGAAGTGGACTACAACGGCTACACTCACGGTCTAGATTTCTACTTCTGGACTTCGTCGGGTAGCGTATATTCCATCTCCTCGGCAAGCCAGGTGATCACAGCAAACACCTGGTACAGCATCGAGATCCAGGACAACCAAACAACGAATGGACAGGCGGAAGTCTGGCTGAACGGATCGTTGATCGGAGCTGTGAATGCCGATCTATCCAACCCCAATCCTATGGCTCGGCTGCTGCTCTTCGACCAGGTTGTGGGCACGTTCTACTTCGACGATGTGTCGGTGGCGAACGTGTACCAGTGA